The following coding sequences are from one Mycobacterium bourgelatii window:
- a CDS encoding glycoside hydrolase: protein MGKIRLANGVARWLAFAASLTLASGMVYAQTHEHRTHAQNEAAPVVGTAPASAAAAAAGAAPHTASPGEAQALAAAAATAPLAAQDFQFALPAGRGSEEGLQVKTIWAERVISLLFPQITTIGGYRQDALQWHPNGLAIDVMIPNHSSPEGIELGNQIAGFALANAKRWGILHVIWRQKIYPGIGSGSWTADLGNETLNHYDHVHIATNGGGYPTGHETYYISSMSPTPPN, encoded by the coding sequence GTGGGCAAAATCCGGTTAGCCAATGGCGTAGCCCGCTGGCTGGCGTTTGCGGCCTCGCTCACCCTCGCCTCCGGCATGGTCTACGCCCAAACGCACGAGCATCGCACTCACGCGCAGAATGAGGCCGCACCCGTCGTGGGAACCGCACCTGCCAGCGCGGCCGCGGCGGCGGCGGGCGCGGCACCGCACACCGCCAGTCCCGGTGAAGCGCAGGCACTAGCCGCGGCGGCGGCCACCGCACCGCTGGCTGCCCAGGACTTCCAATTCGCGCTGCCGGCCGGCCGCGGGTCCGAGGAGGGGCTGCAGGTCAAGACGATCTGGGCAGAGCGCGTTATCAGCCTGCTGTTTCCACAGATCACCACCATTGGCGGGTACCGGCAGGACGCTTTGCAGTGGCACCCCAATGGCTTGGCAATCGACGTGATGATTCCGAACCACAGCAGTCCCGAGGGCATCGAGCTCGGCAACCAGATCGCCGGATTCGCGTTGGCGAATGCGAAGCGCTGGGGAATCCTCCATGTGATCTGGAGGCAGAAGATCTACCCAGGCATCGGTTCGGGCAGCTGGACGGCCGACCTCGGCAACGAAACCCTCAACCACTATGACCACGTTCACATCGCTACCAATGGTGGCGGCTACCCGACCGGGCACGAGACCTACTACATCAGTTCGATGAGCCCAACGCCACCTAATTGA
- a CDS encoding three-helix bundle dimerization domain-containing protein yields MIELREQTIIAQVADRLTRKFPAIPPDTVKAVVLHAHERFDGRPVREYIPLLVERYAEKELSLAAFDEGLIA; encoded by the coding sequence GTGATCGAGTTGAGAGAACAAACGATCATCGCCCAGGTGGCCGATCGCTTGACCCGCAAGTTTCCGGCCATCCCCCCCGACACAGTAAAAGCCGTTGTGCTGCACGCCCATGAACGGTTCGACGGGCGCCCGGTACGCGAGTACATCCCGCTGCTCGTTGAGAGATACGCGGAGAAGGAATTATCGCTGGCAGCCTTCGACGAAGGTCTAATTGCGTAG
- a CDS encoding TetR/AcrR family transcriptional regulator, producing the protein MSRPYRGRAPEDRLADRRDRLVQAGIELVGVGGVTAMTMRAVCREAQLSQKFFYESFTDTDDLLREVYRSTFHRARTVIESAAASGEDETDSTERMRAGVDAAARLVKDDPRVCRILLVEPIADLTLRHFVRDSIFAMITNPMAATHPTLAPAEDSVRSKMRYATVFGSIISLFLEWTEGNFGDDRDAFVDHVTDVLLSTVSRR; encoded by the coding sequence ATGTCAAGGCCTTACCGCGGGCGCGCCCCGGAAGACCGGCTCGCCGATCGACGAGATCGCCTTGTGCAAGCCGGCATCGAGTTGGTCGGCGTCGGTGGCGTAACCGCCATGACGATGCGGGCGGTATGCCGAGAAGCGCAACTGAGCCAAAAGTTCTTCTACGAGAGCTTCACTGACACCGACGACCTGCTGCGCGAGGTGTACCGCAGCACGTTCCACCGGGCGCGCACGGTCATAGAAAGCGCCGCGGCGTCCGGCGAGGACGAGACGGATTCAACGGAGCGGATGCGAGCCGGTGTCGATGCAGCCGCCCGGCTTGTCAAGGACGACCCGCGCGTCTGCCGAATCCTGTTGGTAGAGCCGATCGCCGACCTCACCTTGCGGCACTTCGTGCGGGACAGCATCTTTGCGATGATCACCAACCCGATGGCTGCTACCCACCCGACACTGGCACCCGCGGAGGATTCGGTGCGGTCGAAAATGCGCTACGCGACGGTTTTCGGATCCATCATCTCGCTGTTTCTCGAGTGGACCGAAGGCAACTTCGGCGACGATCGGGACGCATTCGTCGATCACGTGACTGACGTTTTGCTGTCCACGGTGTCACGACGCTGA
- a CDS encoding MbtH family protein yields the protein MCTNPFDDDQALFLVLVNDEEQHSLWPAFAEVPAGWRVLFGAAARAACLDYIDDNWTDIRPRRLRERLSPAAGC from the coding sequence GTGTGTACTAATCCGTTCGACGACGACCAGGCCCTCTTCCTCGTTTTGGTCAACGACGAGGAGCAACACAGTCTTTGGCCGGCGTTCGCCGAGGTTCCGGCCGGCTGGCGGGTGCTCTTCGGTGCAGCGGCGCGCGCCGCGTGCTTGGACTACATCGACGACAACTGGACTGACATCCGGCCGAGACGACTGCGCGAGCGCCTGTCACCGGCCGCGGGTTGCTGA
- a CDS encoding DUF1214 domain-containing protein — protein sequence MVESGDEAEPRAEVAAWTQFVESLRAAGERLAADTAELDDAERADGFRALLRALNNQLGRFEIDRERPELVPFNRWRQKFLMDNPDFGYWVADIRADRRYRIVGNRGDASYVSITAYAASGGLGAQASSRLDSDSITFDEQGNFEIEVGGAATAAADRLDLPEQANTLWVRFFHDDVRHDRAGWCAIEPLHAPPIPVSVDASRFCHQLRRLASATAVLPQIFAAAGAEDLARPNELRHWSEMVGGAVFTEPGIHYIRGGWQLQPGEALLIEGDLVACRYWNILAYSRYLNSLDYRYRPVSYTGATASVRDGRYRFVVAGEDPGPALGDWLDTEGRTFGIVVMRFLQPEHAPELPTVRRIRLDELRNS from the coding sequence CTGGTGGAGTCGGGCGACGAGGCCGAACCAAGGGCCGAGGTGGCCGCGTGGACCCAGTTTGTCGAATCACTGCGTGCGGCGGGTGAACGCCTCGCCGCGGACACCGCCGAACTCGATGATGCCGAGCGCGCCGACGGATTCCGGGCGTTGCTGCGTGCGTTGAACAACCAACTCGGGCGATTCGAAATCGACCGCGAGCGACCGGAATTGGTGCCGTTCAACCGCTGGCGGCAGAAGTTCCTGATGGACAACCCCGACTTCGGCTATTGGGTCGCGGACATCCGTGCCGATCGCCGATACCGGATCGTGGGGAATCGGGGGGATGCGTCCTATGTGTCGATCACGGCCTACGCTGCCAGCGGTGGCCTGGGGGCACAGGCGAGTTCGCGTCTCGACAGTGATTCGATCACCTTCGACGAACAGGGAAACTTCGAGATCGAGGTGGGTGGTGCCGCCACCGCCGCAGCCGACCGGCTAGACCTACCCGAGCAGGCAAACACGTTGTGGGTGCGCTTCTTTCATGATGACGTGCGCCACGACCGGGCCGGTTGGTGTGCCATCGAACCGCTCCACGCCCCCCCGATACCGGTGTCGGTCGACGCGTCGCGGTTTTGCCATCAACTGCGGCGCCTCGCCTCGGCCACCGCCGTTCTCCCGCAGATTTTCGCCGCTGCCGGCGCCGAAGATCTGGCCCGGCCGAACGAACTGCGGCACTGGTCGGAGATGGTCGGCGGCGCGGTGTTCACCGAACCTGGTATTCACTACATCCGCGGGGGTTGGCAACTCCAGCCCGGTGAGGCGCTGCTGATCGAGGGCGACCTAGTTGCATGCCGCTACTGGAACATCTTGGCCTACAGCCGATATCTCAACTCGTTGGACTACCGCTACCGCCCGGTGTCCTATACCGGTGCAACGGCTTCCGTGCGCGACGGCCGGTACCGGTTTGTGGTCGCCGGCGAGGATCCCGGCCCAGCGCTGGGGGACTGGCTCGATACCGAAGGGCGCACGTTCGGCATCGTCGTCATGCGTTTTCTGCAGCCCGAGCATGCTCCGGAACTGCCCACGGTACGGCGTATTCGACTCGACGAGCTGCGAAACTCTTGA
- a CDS encoding YdeI/OmpD-associated family protein, which produces MPNEKVPGGVVHKLPADLRTALVANSTALEAWRDITPLARNEFICWVEDAKQAKTRERRIRRTQEELEEGKRRPCCWPGCKHRERTGKP; this is translated from the coding sequence GTGCCCAACGAGAAAGTTCCGGGTGGGGTGGTGCACAAGCTTCCCGCAGACCTGCGCACGGCGCTCGTCGCCAACTCCACAGCACTTGAGGCCTGGCGGGACATCACGCCGCTAGCACGAAACGAGTTCATCTGCTGGGTGGAAGACGCCAAGCAAGCCAAAACCCGGGAACGCCGGATTCGCCGGACCCAGGAGGAATTGGAAGAAGGCAAACGGCGGCCTTGCTGCTGGCCCGGGTGCAAGCACCGCGAGCGCACCGGCAAGCCCTGA
- a CDS encoding sulfotransferase family protein, translated as MAHWNPVPRTPAAERLYAAAEADRTNNPGRYRLGIEAVDNVVDRATAGRGPGELGASTEWRDALEHYLESAAQDGRLNALGARMVQDTAAAKLRARAAIDRYLSENPAVADRPLGAPIVIVGAWRTGTTFLFRLLAGDPQLRAPLPAELTAPWRIAKLDPDAREKLIDASAAAHDMLHLLNPSMPAVHNSGARLAEECVLAMGTGLRNWAFASTTRLDGYASWLATQDFADEYRRHRRTLQILDESDGRRWLLKAPAHTAELPHLAATYPGACIVHLHRDIVETVASGASLFATYRSTYSDQVDAHDVGRFQTDQTELWLRRALDFRASPAARTVTIVDLRYSDLVADPEAVARRIYAAADLEPPDLPALITQYDTSQPRHAHGAHRYHVGEFGIDADALRERMSFYTAFLASIVED; from the coding sequence ATGGCTCACTGGAATCCGGTGCCGCGCACTCCGGCGGCGGAAAGGCTGTACGCGGCAGCCGAAGCCGACCGAACGAACAACCCGGGCCGTTACCGCCTCGGCATCGAGGCGGTCGACAACGTCGTCGACCGAGCGACCGCAGGGAGGGGCCCGGGCGAACTCGGTGCATCCACCGAATGGCGGGATGCGCTGGAGCACTATCTCGAATCCGCCGCCCAGGACGGTCGGCTCAATGCGCTTGGCGCACGGATGGTTCAAGACACCGCTGCCGCCAAACTTCGTGCCCGCGCCGCGATCGACCGCTATCTGAGCGAGAATCCCGCCGTCGCCGATCGGCCGCTCGGCGCGCCCATCGTGATCGTCGGCGCTTGGCGGACCGGGACCACGTTCCTGTTCCGGTTGCTGGCGGGTGACCCCCAGCTTCGCGCACCGCTTCCGGCCGAGCTCACCGCACCGTGGCGCATCGCGAAGCTGGACCCCGACGCGCGGGAAAAGCTCATCGACGCGAGCGCGGCCGCACACGACATGCTGCACCTGCTCAACCCCAGCATGCCCGCGGTGCACAATTCGGGTGCCCGCCTCGCCGAAGAGTGCGTCCTGGCCATGGGCACCGGCCTGCGCAACTGGGCGTTCGCATCGACCACCCGCCTCGACGGCTATGCGTCCTGGCTCGCGACACAAGACTTCGCCGACGAGTACCGCCGGCACCGCCGGACCCTGCAGATTTTGGACGAGAGCGACGGACGCCGCTGGCTCCTCAAAGCTCCCGCGCACACCGCCGAGCTACCCCACCTCGCCGCGACCTACCCGGGTGCCTGCATCGTGCATCTGCATCGCGACATCGTCGAAACGGTGGCCTCGGGCGCGAGTCTCTTCGCGACATACCGATCCACCTACAGCGACCAGGTCGACGCGCACGACGTTGGACGGTTTCAAACCGACCAGACCGAGCTATGGTTGCGTCGCGCACTGGACTTTCGTGCCAGCCCTGCCGCGCGAACCGTCACCATCGTCGACCTCCGGTACAGCGATCTGGTCGCCGACCCCGAAGCGGTGGCGCGGCGCATCTACGCCGCCGCAGACCTCGAGCCGCCGGACTTACCCGCGCTGATCACCCAGTACGACACGAGCCAACCCCGGCACGCCCACGGCGCTCACCGTTACCACGTGGGCGAATTCGGCATCGATGCCGACGCGCTGCGCGAACGGATGTCGTTCTACACCGCGTTTCTCGCCTCTATTGTCGAGGACTGA
- a CDS encoding PPE family protein: MVNFAVLPPEINSLLMFTGAGSAPMLKAAAAWDGLASEMGSAASAFSSVTSGLTGQAWQGRAAAAMAAAAAPFAGFLNTAAAQAAGASAQAKAVASIFEAARAATIHPFAVVANRNALVQLVRWNLLGLNAPAIMAVEALYEEMWAADVSAMAGYHLGASSAAAQLPLPAGLQQFLNSLPNLGIGNLGNANAGNGNIGNGNTGGSNLGGGNAGDRNIGFGNNGSDNVGAGNAGNNNIGLGNFATTAIGQNVGMGNTGNNNIGFGNTGDGNRGGGNTGTDNIGGGNAGTGNTGFGNAGTSNIGIGNSGTNNIGIGLTGNNQVGINLAGLNSGSGNIGFGNSGTNNIGFFNSGRGNIGIFDSGTNTVNPGHTNNFGFGNSGTANFGFGNAGIANTGFGNVGIANTGFGNAGDFNTGALNAGNLNTGFANSGSLNTGNENSGNTNTGFWNSGDVNTGLGVTTNTGLPNSGFGNTGTDTSGFFNMSGGGATNGFMSGFFNRAGGGTTNGFMSGVANTASGGTAGNGEISGIGNYAVPDIFGPANAALVSGFLNLGSAMTGLLSLSRLFP, from the coding sequence ATGGTGAATTTTGCGGTGCTACCGCCAGAAATCAATTCCCTGCTCATGTTCACCGGTGCCGGTTCGGCACCAATGCTGAAGGCCGCCGCGGCCTGGGATGGGTTGGCGTCTGAGATGGGGTCGGCGGCATCGGCATTCTCCTCGGTCACCTCGGGGTTGACCGGCCAAGCCTGGCAGGGCCGAGCGGCGGCGGCGATGGCCGCCGCCGCGGCACCCTTTGCGGGGTTCTTGAATACCGCGGCGGCCCAAGCTGCCGGGGCGTCCGCGCAGGCCAAAGCGGTAGCCAGCATATTTGAGGCCGCACGGGCCGCGACGATTCATCCGTTCGCGGTGGTGGCCAACCGCAACGCGCTTGTGCAACTGGTGCGGTGGAATCTATTGGGGCTCAATGCCCCGGCGATCATGGCGGTCGAGGCCCTGTACGAAGAGATGTGGGCAGCGGACGTCTCCGCTATGGCGGGCTATCACCTTGGGGCGTCGTCGGCCGCCGCACAATTGCCGTTGCCAGCTGGCCTGCAACAGTTCCTCAACAGCCTGCCCAACTTGGGCATCGGCAACCTGGGCAATGCGAACGCGGGCAACGGCAACATCGGCAACGGCAACACCGGTGGCTCCAACTTGGGTGGCGGAAACGCGGGCGACAGGAACATCGGCTTCGGCAACAACGGCAGTGACAACGTCGGTGCCGGAAACGCCGGCAACAACAACATCGGACTCGGAAACTTCGCCACTACCGCGATCGGCCAGAACGTCGGCATGGGTAACACCGGCAACAACAACATCGGGTTCGGCAACACGGGTGACGGAAACCGGGGCGGAGGAAACACCGGTACCGACAACATCGGTGGCGGGAACGCAGGTACCGGGAACACCGGCTTCGGCAACGCTGGCACCAGCAACATCGGGATCGGCAATTCTGGGACCAACAACATCGGGATCGGGCTCACGGGCAACAATCAGGTGGGCATCAACCTGGCGGGGCTGAACTCGGGCAGCGGCAACATCGGCTTCGGCAACTCGGGCACGAACAACATCGGCTTTTTCAACTCCGGCAGGGGCAACATCGGAATCTTCGATTCGGGTACGAATACCGTTAACCCCGGCCACACCAACAACTTTGGCTTCGGGAACTCGGGCACCGCAAACTTCGGCTTCGGAAACGCCGGCATTGCAAACACCGGTTTCGGTAACGTGGGGATCGCGAACACCGGCTTTGGTAACGCAGGTGATTTCAACACGGGAGCTTTGAACGCGGGCAACTTGAACACAGGCTTTGCAAACTCGGGCAGCCTCAACACTGGTAATGAGAATTCGGGCAACACGAATACGGGCTTCTGGAATTCGGGCGATGTGAACACGGGCTTGGGGGTCACCACCAACACCGGCCTGCCTAACTCGGGGTTCGGAAATACCGGCACCGATACCTCGGGCTTCTTCAACATGTCCGGTGGCGGCGCGACGAACGGCTTCATGTCGGGCTTCTTCAACAGGGCCGGCGGCGGCACTACGAACGGCTTCATGTCGGGCGTCGCGAACACGGCCAGCGGCGGCACAGCCGGCAATGGCGAGATCTCGGGCATTGGAAACTACGCCGTCCCAGACATTTTCGGTCCCGCCAACGCCGCCCTCGTCTCGGGCTTCCTCAACCTGGGCAGCGCCATGACCGGATTGCTCAGCCTCAGTCGGCTGTTCCCGTAA
- a CDS encoding succinic semialdehyde dehydrogenase — MPAPSAEAFERLRNLAAIEDIAARETITINEVFTGKPMTTIPVGTAADVDAAFAKARAAQTEWANRTVADRVEVIKRYRDLVIENREFLMDLLQAEAGKARWAAQEEIVDLMANANYYARVSANLLKPRNVQSLLPAIGKTTVCYQPKGVVGVISPWNYPMTLTASDSVPALIAGNAVVLKPDSQTPYCALACAELLYRAGLPRALYAIVPGPGSVVGTAITENCDFLMFTGSTATGSRLAEHAGRRLIGFSAELGGKNAMIVSRGANLDKVAKAATRACFSNAGQLCISIERIYVEKDIADDFTRKFGEAVRNMKLGTTYDFSVEMGSLISEGQLQTVSQHVDDATAKGAKVIAGGKARPDIGPLFYEPTVLTDVTPEMECAANETFGPLVSIYPVADVDEAVEKANDTEYGLNASVWAASTEEGQKIASRLRSGTVNVNEGYAFAWGSLSAPMGGMGASGVGRRHGPEGLLKYTESQTIAAARVFNLDPPLGIPSTLWQKSLLPIVRTVMKLPGRK, encoded by the coding sequence ATGCCTGCACCGTCAGCTGAGGCCTTCGAGCGCTTGCGCAACTTGGCCGCAATCGAGGACATCGCCGCACGCGAGACCATCACGATCAATGAGGTCTTCACCGGCAAGCCGATGACCACGATCCCGGTCGGTACGGCCGCCGACGTCGACGCGGCTTTTGCCAAAGCCCGTGCGGCGCAGACTGAATGGGCCAACCGGACGGTTGCGGATCGCGTTGAGGTGATCAAGCGTTACCGCGATCTGGTCATCGAGAACCGCGAGTTCCTCATGGATCTGCTGCAAGCCGAGGCGGGCAAGGCACGCTGGGCGGCGCAAGAGGAAATCGTAGACCTGATGGCGAACGCCAACTACTACGCGCGCGTCTCCGCAAACCTGTTGAAGCCGCGTAACGTTCAATCCCTGCTGCCGGCGATAGGCAAGACCACGGTCTGCTATCAGCCCAAGGGCGTCGTCGGGGTGATCTCACCGTGGAACTACCCGATGACGCTGACGGCGTCGGACTCGGTGCCCGCGCTGATCGCCGGCAATGCGGTGGTGCTCAAGCCGGACAGCCAGACGCCCTACTGCGCACTCGCCTGCGCCGAACTGTTGTACCGCGCTGGTCTGCCGCGAGCGCTGTACGCGATCGTGCCGGGCCCGGGCTCGGTGGTCGGGACCGCGATCACCGAGAACTGCGACTTCCTCATGTTCACCGGCTCGACGGCCACCGGAAGTCGGCTGGCGGAGCACGCGGGCCGGCGTCTCATCGGCTTCTCGGCCGAGCTTGGCGGCAAGAACGCCATGATCGTGTCGCGGGGCGCCAACCTCGACAAGGTCGCCAAGGCGGCCACCCGCGCGTGCTTTTCCAACGCCGGGCAATTGTGCATCTCCATCGAGCGGATCTACGTCGAGAAGGACATCGCCGACGACTTCACGCGCAAATTCGGCGAAGCGGTGCGCAACATGAAGCTCGGCACCACATACGACTTCTCCGTGGAGATGGGCAGCTTGATTTCCGAAGGTCAGCTGCAGACGGTGTCCCAGCACGTCGACGACGCGACGGCCAAGGGCGCCAAAGTGATTGCGGGCGGCAAGGCCCGTCCCGACATCGGGCCGCTGTTCTACGAGCCGACCGTGCTGACAGACGTCACCCCCGAAATGGAGTGCGCGGCCAACGAGACCTTCGGACCGCTCGTTTCGATCTATCCCGTCGCCGACGTCGATGAAGCGGTGGAGAAGGCGAACGACACCGAGTACGGGCTCAATGCCAGCGTGTGGGCGGCCTCCACCGAAGAGGGCCAGAAGATCGCCTCACGCTTGCGTTCGGGAACCGTCAACGTCAACGAGGGGTACGCGTTCGCCTGGGGCAGCCTCAGCGCACCGATGGGCGGCATGGGCGCGTCCGGGGTGGGTCGCAGGCACGGCCCCGAGGGCCTGTTGAAGTACACCGAATCGCAGACCATCGCGGCGGCCCGAGTGTTCAATCTCGATCCGCCGCTTGGCATCCCGTCGACGCTGTGGCAGAAGTCCCTGTTGCCGATCGTGCGTACGGTGATGAAGCTACCCGGCCGGAAGTAA
- a CDS encoding ABC transporter ATP-binding protein, translating into MLTLLRAHRVSMIASMFLLAGATALTLLQPLVAGRLVDRATAGAPISGLTVALVVMLAGQLLLESLGHFRLDRTGEKIVLGLRDDFTNHVVRLPIGLLDRSRTGDLLARGTSDAGLLRDMPRAVADVVFGLLTLLGATIFMLTIDALTVGVVVAALVVAFGVGNPFLSLIQRASLNRQAALGDYTAGLDRALGAARTVKLFGAEEREARSIGASARTAYESGVRVASATAINIGIVRLGITGSFLAIMIIDGRRVAGGGLSVGQFVSLFAFAVYAIFPINAAFIALTALRTAAGAYQHLTSTLRELPEDDSPPPAVAAGPNAARNAHAAGALVEFDHVSFTYGSHPVLDDVSFTLGRDQITALIGPSGAGKSTILALLCRFHDPTAGLLRWAGEDFRSIPVRELRRRLGLLEQDAPVLHGTIRDNLLIANPDADDDGLWRVLEQVNLADEIACLPQQLDAPVLERGRSLSGGQRQRLALARAFLSRSQLILMDEPTAHLDRANEYDVMSNLLQARGGRSVLVVAHRLSTVTNADQILVLRDGRIRARGTHAELLREPIYRELIEHELTGH; encoded by the coding sequence ATGCTGACTTTGCTTCGCGCACATCGGGTTTCGATGATCGCCAGCATGTTCTTGCTTGCCGGGGCGACCGCACTGACGTTACTGCAGCCGCTGGTGGCCGGACGGCTGGTCGACCGGGCGACGGCCGGCGCACCGATCTCCGGTTTGACCGTCGCATTGGTGGTCATGCTTGCGGGACAACTCCTGCTCGAGTCGTTGGGGCACTTCCGGCTCGATCGCACCGGCGAGAAGATCGTATTGGGGCTGCGGGACGACTTCACCAATCATGTTGTGCGCCTGCCGATCGGGTTGTTGGATCGGAGCCGTACCGGGGACCTGTTGGCGCGGGGAACCAGCGACGCGGGTCTGCTGCGTGATATGCCGCGCGCCGTTGCCGATGTGGTGTTCGGGCTGCTGACATTGCTCGGCGCAACGATTTTCATGTTGACCATCGATGCGCTCACCGTGGGTGTGGTGGTCGCGGCGTTGGTGGTGGCGTTCGGCGTGGGCAATCCGTTTTTGTCCCTGATCCAGCGTGCATCGTTGAACCGCCAGGCCGCCCTGGGCGATTACACGGCGGGGTTGGACCGTGCTCTGGGTGCCGCGCGCACCGTCAAGCTGTTCGGCGCCGAGGAACGCGAAGCGCGGTCGATCGGCGCCAGCGCACGCACCGCCTATGAATCGGGTGTTCGCGTCGCGTCCGCCACCGCCATCAACATCGGGATTGTGCGGTTGGGGATCACCGGTTCGTTTCTGGCGATCATGATCATCGACGGGCGCCGAGTCGCCGGTGGTGGCCTTTCCGTCGGCCAGTTCGTCAGCCTGTTCGCCTTCGCGGTCTACGCCATCTTTCCCATCAACGCGGCGTTCATCGCGCTGACCGCATTGCGCACCGCGGCTGGGGCATATCAACACCTCACGTCGACCCTGCGGGAACTGCCGGAAGACGACTCGCCGCCACCCGCCGTTGCCGCCGGTCCGAACGCAGCCCGAAACGCCCACGCCGCTGGGGCACTGGTCGAGTTCGACCACGTGTCGTTCACCTACGGTTCGCACCCCGTCCTCGACGACGTGTCGTTCACCCTCGGCCGAGATCAAATCACCGCGCTGATCGGTCCGTCAGGCGCCGGCAAGTCAACCATCCTGGCATTGCTGTGCCGCTTCCACGACCCCACCGCCGGGTTGCTGCGCTGGGCGGGAGAAGACTTTCGCAGCATCCCGGTGCGAGAACTGCGCCGCCGGCTCGGACTGTTGGAGCAAGATGCGCCCGTGCTGCACGGGACCATTCGCGACAACCTGCTCATCGCCAATCCGGACGCCGACGACGATGGCCTGTGGCGCGTCCTCGAGCAGGTGAACCTCGCCGACGAAATCGCCTGCCTGCCGCAACAACTCGACGCTCCCGTACTCGAACGCGGGCGCAGCCTTTCGGGCGGTCAACGCCAGCGATTGGCCCTGGCGCGCGCATTCCTGTCGCGATCGCAGCTCATCCTGATGGACGAACCGACCGCCCACCTCGACCGCGCCAACGAGTACGACGTGATGAGCAATCTGCTGCAGGCACGGGGCGGCCGAAGCGTCCTGGTTGTCGCTCACCGACTGTCCACCGTCACCAACGCCGATCAGATTCTGGTTCTCCGGGATGGCCGGATCCGGGCGAGGGGAACTCACGCCGAACTGCTGCGCGAGCCGATCTACCGCGAACTCATCGAGCACGAACTCACCGGACACTAG